Below is a genomic region from Pseudomonas svalbardensis.
TTGACCGGCGCAAAAGTCCAGGTCCACCAGTTCGGCGCGGAAGAACACATGCACCTGGCTGATGTGCGGCACGTCGATCAACGTATAGAGGGTCAGGTTGCGCACCCGCGCGCAGGCTTCTTCGGCCGTCTCGCGAATGGCTGCCTGCTCGATGGTTTCACCGTTCTCCATGAAACCGGCGGGCAGGGTCCAGTAACCGAGCCGAGGCTCGATGGCGCGTCGGCACAGCAAGACCTTGGAGCCCCAGGTCGCCACGCAACCGGCGACGATATTGGGGTTCTGGTAGTGAATCGCCTGACAGCTGTCACAGACAAAACGCAGGCGCGAATCGCCCTCTGGAATGCGCTGGGTCACCGGGTTGCCGCACTGACTGCAAAATTTCATGCTTGGGTTCCTGAATGCTGCGCCTATCTTGGCGTGCGACGGTGTCTGTCGGCAAGTTGTCGTTTAGCGACATGCAGTGGTTATGGGGTTGGGCGGTCGGTTCGATTGGTGCATGATGCAAAGTAGAGAACAAATCGAGAAGACTCATGCTGGACGAGCTACTTCACCGGGTAAGCAACCACACGCCGCTAACCCTGGAAACCGACCGACGTTTCCCCGAAGCCGCGGTATTAGTGCCCATCACCCGCAGTGACGAACCTGAACTGGTTCTGACCCTGCGCGCCAGCGGGCTCTCGACCCATGGTGGTGAAGTGGCCTTTCCCGGAGGTCGACGTGACCCTGAAGACCCTGACCTGATTTTCACTGCGCTACGTGAGGCCCAAGAAGAAATTGGCCTGCCGCCGGGACTGGTTGAAGTGATCGGCCCGCTGAGCCCGTTGATCTCCCTGCACGGCATCAAGGTCACCCCCTATGTCGGTGTGATTCCGGACTTTGTCGAGTACCAGCCCAACGACGCCGAGATCGCCGCAGTCTTCAGCGTACCGCTGGAGTTCTTCCGCAAGGATCCGCGCGAACACACCCATCGCATCGATTACGAGGGCCGCAGTTGGTACGTGCCGAGCTATCGTTATGGCGAGTACAAAATCTGGGGCCTCACGGCGATTATGATCGTCGAGTTGATCAACCTGCTCTATGACGCCAAAATCAGCCTGCACCAGCCACCCAAGACGTTTATCAATACCTGAAGCCATCGCCCGTAAGGCGTGAACCCCCGCTTTTTGTAAGTGAGCCAGCCTGGCCTTGAGGACAATAAGATGAAATATCGCCTGGGCGACGCCCGCGTCGAAACCCATCCGCAGAGCTGGGTCGCACCCAATGCCGTGCTGGTGGGTAAGGTCAAACTGGAAGAGGGCGCCAACGTCTGGTTCAACGCTGTGCTGCGTGGCGACAACGAACTGATCCTGATCGGCAAGAACAGCAACGTCCAGGACGGCACGGTGATGCACACCGACATGGGCTACCCACTGACGATCGGCACCGGCGTGACCATCGGCCATAACGCCATGCTTCATGGTTGCACGGTGGGCGATTACAGCTTGATCGGGATTAATGCGGTGATCCTCAATGGCGCGAAAATCGGCAAGAACTGCATCATCGGCGCCAATTCGCTGATCGGCGAAGGCAAGGAAATCCCGGATGGTTCGCTGGTCATGGGCTCCCCGGGCAAAGTGGTGCGCGAGCTGACCGAGCCGCAGAAAAAAATGCTGGAGGCCAGCGCTGCTCACTATGTTCATAACTCGCAACGTTATGCCCGCGATCTGGTTGAGCAGGAAGAATGAGCGCCACTGAACGGCCGGTGCTATCGCCCTGCGTGAACATTTGCGCATTGGACGATGACGATATTTGCACCGGGTGTCAGCGCACGGTGGAAGAGATCACACGCTGGAGCCGGATGGACAACGAGGAGCGGCGCAAGGTGTTGGGGTTGTGTCATGAGCGGGCCAAATCCAGTGGCCTACTCTGGATGATCGGCAAAACTCCCAATCTGTAATTGGATGGACTCGCGTTTGGGTTTGGTGCTTGTGTATGGCTGAAGTACCCTGTGCGCCAAATTGACAGGTATCCCGCCGACCCATGTTCTTCCTGATCGCTTACATCAGCAGCGTCGTGCTGATCAACTACGCCTTTTCCACCGCCCCGCACCTGGACATCATCTGGTCGGCCTGGGGTGGTTTGGTGTTCGTTTTGCGCGACATGGTGCAAACCCGTTTCGGCCATGGCGCGATCGCGGCGATGCTCGCAGCGCTGGTGTTGTCTTACGTGACGTCCGATCCCTCCATCGCGCTGGCCAGCGCCACGGCGTTCGCGGTGTCCGAATGCATCGATTGGCTGGTGTTCAGCATCACCAAGCGTCCCTTGCACGACCGCCTGTGGATAAGTTCGGCCCTGAGCATTCCCCTCGATACCTTCATCTTCTTCGGCATGATCGATGCGTTCACTCCAGGCGTGATCCTCACCGCCATGGGCTCGAAGTTCGCCGGCGTGACGGTCGTGTGGTTGATCATGGCCTGGCGCTTGCGCAAACAGGCCGTCGTCAGCTGAAGCCAAACCCGCAGGTTCATGTAAAATGCCGCGCTTTCTCCCCATGGGAAGCGCGCCAGGCGCTGCGACCCTCGATGATCCGCTTCTTGAGGACCTGAGATGACCCGTATCGGAACTCCATTGTCGCCAACCGCGACCCGCGTATTGCTGTGTGGCTGTGGCGAGTTGGGCAAGGAAGTGGTGATCGAGCTGCAACGTCTGGGCGTCGAAGTGATTGCAGTGGATCGCTACGCCAATGCGCCGGCCATGCAAGTAGCCCATCGCAGCCATGTGATCAACATGCTCGACGGCGCCGCCCTGCGTGCGGTGATCGAAGTCGAAAAGCCGCATTTCATCGTGCCGGAAATCGAAGCCATTGCCACCGCGACCCTTGTGGAGCTGGAAGCCGAAGGCTTCACCGTGATCCCGACTGCTCGCGCCGCGCAGTTGACCATGAACCGCGAAGGCATCCGTCGCCTGGCCGCTGAAGAGCTGGACCTGCCCACCTCGCCGTACCACTTCGCCGACACCTTCGAGGATTACAGCCAGGCCGTTCAGAACCTGGGTTTCCCGTGCGTGGTCAAGCCAGTCATGAGTTCCTCGGGTAAAGGTCAGAGCCTGCTGCGTAGCGTCGATGACGTGCAGAAAGCCTGGGATTACGCTCAAGAAGGCGGCCGTGCCGGTAAAGGCCGCGTGATCATCGAAGGCTTTATCGACTTCGACTACGAAATCACCCTGTTGACCGTGCGTCACGTTGGCGGCACTACGTTCTGCGCGCCAGTCGGTCACCGTCAGGAGAAGGGCGACTATCAGGAATCCTGGCAGCCACAAGCCATGAGCCCGATTGCCCTGGCCGAATCCGAGCGCGTTGCCAAAGCCGTCACTGAAGCCTTGGGTGGTCGTGGTCTGTTTGGTGTTGAGCTGTTCATCAAAGGCGATCAAGTCTGGTTCAGCGAAGTCTCGCCGCGTCCACATGACACCGGTCTGGTGACGTTGATTTCCCAGGACCTGTCGCAGTTCGCGCTGCACGCACGGGCGATTCTGGGCCTGCCGATTCCACTGGTCCGTCAGTTCGGTCCATCGGCTTCGGCGGTGATTCTGGTGGAAGGGCAGTCGACTCAGACGGCTTTCGCCAATCTCGGTGCTGCGTTGAGCGAACCGGATACGGCGTTGCGTCTGTTCGGCAAGCCTGAGGTCAATGGTCAGCGTCGGATGGGTGTGGCGTTGGCGCGTGATGAGTCGATTGACGCGGCTCGTGCTAAAGCCACCCGCGCTGCTCAGGCTGTTGTTGTAGAGCTGTAACCGAGGCGCGGCTTTCGCGAGCAGGCTCGCTCCCACAGGTTCAGTGTGATCCCTGTGGGAGCGAGCCTGCTCGCGAAGCTTTTTCTATCAGGCAACCCGATTCAGATCGTTATTGCGCGTTTCCTTCAGGCACAGCACAGCAATCAAGCTCAGCACCGCCGCCCCCGACACATACCCGCCGACATAACTCAAACCGCCCATCGCCACCAGCTTCTGTGCGAAGAACGGCGCCGCCGAGGCTCCGACAATGCCGCCCAGGTTGTAGGCTGCCGACGCACCGGTATAACGCACGTGAGTCGGAAACAGCTCCGGCAGCAGCGCGCCCATCGGCGCAAATGTCACGCCCATCAGAAACAGCTCGATGCACAGAAACAGGGCCACGCCCCAGGTCGAACCTTGGGTCAGCAGCGGCTCCATCAGGAAGCCGGACAGAATCGCCAGCACACCGCCGATGATCAGCACCGGTTTGCGCCCGTATCGATCACTGGCCCAGGCCGACAGCGGCGTAGCGGCGGCCATGAACAGCACGGCGAAGCACAGCAGTGCGAGGAAGGTTTCGCGGGTGTAGCCGAGCGTCGACACGCCATAGCTCAGCGAAAACACCGTCGAGATATAGAACAGCGCGTAGCACACCACCATCGCCCCGGCACCCAGCAACATCGGCGCCCAGTAGTGGCTGAACAGCTCGACCAGCGGGATTTTCACCCGCTCCTGGCGAGCCATTGCGTTGGCAAACACCGGCGTTTCGTGAAGCTTGAGGCGCACATACAGGCCGACCATCACCAGCGCGGCACTGAGCAGGAACGGAATCCGCCAGCCCCACGAGCGGAACTGCTCGTCGTTCAGGGTCATTGCCAGCGTAAGAAACAGGCCATTGGCTGCGAGGAAACCGATCGAGGGGCCGAGTTGCGGGAACATGCCGAACCAGGCGCGTTTGCCCTTCGGCGCATTCTCCGTCGCCAGCAACGCCGCGCCGCCCCATTCGCCGCCGAGTCCCAGGCCTTGGCCGAAGCGCAGCACGCAGAGCAGGATCGGCGCCCAGGCCCCGATGCTGTCGTATCCCGGGAGCACGCCGATCAGTGTGGTGCACACGCCCATCAGCAGCAGCGAGGCAACCAGCGTCGATTTGCGCCCGATGCGGTCACCGAAGTGACCGAAAAGTGCTGATCCCAGCGGTCGAGCCAGGAAGGCGATGCCGAAGGTGAGGAACGCCGACAGCATCTGGGCCGTGCCGGAAGTTTGCGGAAAGAACACCGGACCGATTACCAGCGCAGCGGCAGTGGCATAGACGTAGAAGTCGTAGAACTCAATGGCGGTGCCGATGAAACTTGCGGTCGCCACGCGGGTGGCTGAGTTCGTCGGTTGCGCAGGCGCGGTGTCGTTATAAGTCGTACTGGTCGTCATGCGGTTATCCCTGACAGTCATGTGCCCCAGTGGAGCGAATTATTATGGTCGAACACCCAGGGATGTGGGCTTAGCGCAGAGTGCGGGTAGCACTTGGGTATGGCGGGGCTTGGGTAAGCGGCTCGATTATAGAAAGGCGGCTAACGATCGAACAAGGGGCAAACCCTTTGTAATTGCAGCTGGCGAAGCCTGCGTTCGGCGGCGCAGCCGTCGTGAAATCTGGCGATACGATCTTTCAGGTTAATCGTGGGCTCGGGATTTACGACGGCTGCGCCGCAGAACGCAGGCTTCGCCAGCTGCTTCAGAGCGTGATCGGTGGTGGTTATTGGAGAACGGGAACTAAACTGGTATGCCAGATCAGTACGCGACTGACCCGATTGTCTTCAGTCTCCAGAATCTCCAGCCGATAACGCCCAATCTTCAGGCATACCGCACTTTCCGGAATCGTCTCCAGCGCCTCGGTCACCAACCCGTTGAGGGTTTTCGGACCGTCGCTCGGCAAGTGCCAGCCCAGGCTCTTGTTCAATTCGCGAATCGACGCCGCCCCTTCGATCACCAGTCGGCCATCGGCCTGTGGGTGGATGTGCGGGTTATTCAGGCTGTGCTGGCTTTCGAACTCGCCGACGATTTCTTCGAGAATGTCTTCCAGAGTCACGACGCCGAGCACTTCGCCGTACTCGTCGACCACCATGCCCAGGCGTCGCTGTTGTTTGTGGAAATTCAACAGCTGCAGTTGCAACGGGGTGCTTTCCGGCACGAAGTAGGGGTCGTGACAGGCTGCCAGCAGTGCTTCTCGGGTCAGACTGGCGTCGGACAGCAGATGGCGGATCTGCCGGGTATTGAGCACTGCCTCGACCTGGTTGATGTCGCTGTGGAAAACCGGCAAGCGTGTGCGTTTATTGGCGCGAAGCTGCTCAATGATTTCCTCGAGGGAGTCGTCCAGATTGACCCCGTCGACGTCACTGCGTGGCACCAGAATGTCGTTGACCGTGATGTTGTCCAGCGCATGGATGCCTGACAGCGGGTGAGGGCGGCAGGCGGCGTGTTCGTGATCGTCGAGCCGATCGTTCGGCGACTCGTCTTCGCTCTGCTGCACCACTCTGACTTTGCGGGCGAACGGTCGCATCAGCAGCTGGCTTATGCCACTGAGCAACCAGGCGACGGGATAGATGATTTTCAGTGGCGCGCCAAGCAAGGTGTTGCCCAGGGCCAGGACTGCGTCCGGATAACGGACGGCGAGGGTACGCGGCAGGTAGTCGGCGAACACCAGAAGCACGGCGCCAGCCCCCAGGAAGGCCACCCATGGACCGCTTTCCGCCCAGGTGAAAATCGCCAGCAAGGTGCTGATGACCACGACCAGTGCGCGGCACAGGGTGTTGCAGAGGATCAGGCTATTGAGTGAAAAGCTCAGCTTTGCCACCGGCTTGTCGCTCGAGCGCGAAGCTGTCCGCTGGGCGAGCAAGTGCTGTTGCGCAGCTTCGATGGCGGTAAACAGCCCCGACCATAAAATCAGCAGGGCCACTACCGCGAGCATCGGCCCTATGGGCAAGTCGTCCATTAATGCCGCCCGTCAGATATGCAGGATGTATTCACGAACCAGCTTACTGCCGAAATAGGCCAGCATCAGCAGGCAGAAACCGGCGAGGGTCCAGCGAATGGCCTTGTGTCCGCGCCAGCCGAGGCGGTTACGGCCCCAGAGCAGCACGCTGAATACGATCCAGGCGATGCAGGCCAGCAAGGTTTTGTGCACCAGGTGCTGGGCGAACAGGTTGTCGACGAATAGCCAGCCGGAGATCAGCGACAGCGACAGCAGGGTCCAGCCGGCCCAGAGGAAGCCGAACAGCAGGCTTTCCATGGTTTGCAGCGGCGGGAAGTTCTTGATCAGGCCGGACGGGTGCTTGTGCTTGAGCTGATGGTCTTGAACCAGCAGCAGCAACGCCTGGAATACCGCGATGGTGAACATGCCGTAGGCGAGGATCGACAGCAGGATGTGGGCGAGGATGCCCGGTTCTTCGTCGATGATCTGCACTGTGCCGGCGGGGGCCAACTGTGCGAGCAGCACGGTGGCGGCGCCGAGCGGGAACAACAATACAAGCAGGTTTTCCACCGGGATCCGCGAGCAGGCCAACAGGGTCAGGGCAATCACCGCGGCGGCAATCAGGCTGGCGGCGCTGAAAAAATCCAGGCCCAGGCCAATCGGTGTCAGCAGGTGGGTGAACAGACTGGCGCTATGAGCCAGCACGGCGAGCACGCCGAGCGTGACCAGCAGGCGTTTGTTCGCCTTGGCACCGGTGGCCAGACGAGTGCCCTGATAGAGGGTCGCAGCGGCATATAAGCAGGCGGCGGCGAGGGTAGTTAGCAAACTGGGTGACAAGGGGAGCATAAATCCTGTTAGGCAAGCCCGAAAGGCGCTGAGTTTGGCATAGAACCCCCGCAGCACGAAAGACCATGCAACCTGACGACGAGGTGTCCGCCAGACGCAGTCTTCGCTATAATCCGCGACCTGCCCACGCCGCAGGCTCGCCGAGCACATGTTTATTCCGGTCTGGGCCGCCATTATCCCGGTCTACACAGGGCCTGAAAGGATCGCGCAATGTTTGAAAACTTAACCGACCGTCTCTCGCAGACGCTGCGCCATGTCACCGGCAAGGCCAAGCTGACCGAAGACAACATCAAAGACACCCTGCGCGAAGTGCGCATGGCGTTGCTCGAAGCTGACGTCGCCTTGCCGGTCGTCAAGGACTTCGTCAATTCGGTCAAGGAACGCGCCGTCGGCACTGAGGTGTCGCGCAGCCTGACGCCGGGCCAGGCCTTCGTGAAGATCGTCCAGGCCGAACTCGAAAGCCTGATGGGCGCGGCCAACGAAGACTTGAACCTGAGCGCCGTTCCTCCGGCCGTCGTGCTGATGGCCGGTTTGCAGGGTGCGGGTAAAACCACCACCGCCGGCAAGCTCGCGCGCTTCCTCAAAGAGCGCAAGAAGAAGTCGGTCATGGTCGTGTCTGCGGACGTTTACCGTCCGGCGGCGATCAAGCAGCTGGAAATGCTCGCGGGTGAAGTCGGCGTAACCTTCTTCCCGTCCGACCTGAGCCAGAAGCCGGTCGACATCGCGCAAGCAGCTATTAAAGAAGCAAAACTGAAGTTTATCGACGTGGTCATCGTCGATACCGCCGGTCGCCTGCACATCGATGAAGAGATGATGGGCGAGATCAAGGCGCTGCATGCCGCGATCAATCCGGTCGAAACGCTGTTCGTGGTTGACGCCATGACCGGTCAGGACGCCGCCAACACGGCCAAGGCCTTTGGCGACGCGCTGCCGCTGACCGGTGTGATCCTGACCAAGGTCGACGGCGATGCCCGTGGCGGTGCCGCACTGTCGG
It encodes:
- a CDS encoding gamma carbonic anhydrase family protein, with translation MKYRLGDARVETHPQSWVAPNAVLVGKVKLEEGANVWFNAVLRGDNELILIGKNSNVQDGTVMHTDMGYPLTIGTGVTIGHNAMLHGCTVGDYSLIGINAVILNGAKIGKNCIIGANSLIGEGKEIPDGSLVMGSPGKVVRELTEPQKKMLEASAAHYVHNSQRYARDLVEQEE
- a CDS encoding MFS transporter → MTTSTTYNDTAPAQPTNSATRVATASFIGTAIEFYDFYVYATAAALVIGPVFFPQTSGTAQMLSAFLTFGIAFLARPLGSALFGHFGDRIGRKSTLVASLLLMGVCTTLIGVLPGYDSIGAWAPILLCVLRFGQGLGLGGEWGGAALLATENAPKGKRAWFGMFPQLGPSIGFLAANGLFLTLAMTLNDEQFRSWGWRIPFLLSAALVMVGLYVRLKLHETPVFANAMARQERVKIPLVELFSHYWAPMLLGAGAMVVCYALFYISTVFSLSYGVSTLGYTRETFLALLCFAVLFMAAATPLSAWASDRYGRKPVLIIGGVLAILSGFLMEPLLTQGSTWGVALFLCIELFLMGVTFAPMGALLPELFPTHVRYTGASAAYNLGGIVGASAAPFFAQKLVAMGGLSYVGGYVSGAAVLSLIAVLCLKETRNNDLNRVA
- a CDS encoding transporter associated domain-containing protein, which produces MDDLPIGPMLAVVALLILWSGLFTAIEAAQQHLLAQRTASRSSDKPVAKLSFSLNSLILCNTLCRALVVVISTLLAIFTWAESGPWVAFLGAGAVLLVFADYLPRTLAVRYPDAVLALGNTLLGAPLKIIYPVAWLLSGISQLLMRPFARKVRVVQQSEDESPNDRLDDHEHAACRPHPLSGIHALDNITVNDILVPRSDVDGVNLDDSLEEIIEQLRANKRTRLPVFHSDINQVEAVLNTRQIRHLLSDASLTREALLAACHDPYFVPESTPLQLQLLNFHKQQRRLGMVVDEYGEVLGVVTLEDILEEIVGEFESQHSLNNPHIHPQADGRLVIEGAASIRELNKSLGWHLPSDGPKTLNGLVTEALETIPESAVCLKIGRYRLEILETEDNRVSRVLIWHTSLVPVLQ
- a CDS encoding preQ0 transporter, which gives rise to MFFLIAYISSVVLINYAFSTAPHLDIIWSAWGGLVFVLRDMVQTRFGHGAIAAMLAALVLSYVTSDPSIALASATAFAVSECIDWLVFSITKRPLHDRLWISSALSIPLDTFIFFGMIDAFTPGVILTAMGSKFAGVTVVWLIMAWRLRKQAVVS
- a CDS encoding NUDIX hydrolase yields the protein MKFCSQCGNPVTQRIPEGDSRLRFVCDSCQAIHYQNPNIVAGCVATWGSKVLLCRRAIEPRLGYWTLPAGFMENGETIEQAAIRETAEEACARVRNLTLYTLIDVPHISQVHVFFRAELVDLDFCAGQESLEVQLFEEADIPWSELAFRTVGRTLECFFADRRTEVYPVRSESIPPLAQPAIT
- the purT gene encoding formate-dependent phosphoribosylglycinamide formyltransferase → MTRIGTPLSPTATRVLLCGCGELGKEVVIELQRLGVEVIAVDRYANAPAMQVAHRSHVINMLDGAALRAVIEVEKPHFIVPEIEAIATATLVELEAEGFTVIPTARAAQLTMNREGIRRLAAEELDLPTSPYHFADTFEDYSQAVQNLGFPCVVKPVMSSSGKGQSLLRSVDDVQKAWDYAQEGGRAGKGRVIIEGFIDFDYEITLLTVRHVGGTTFCAPVGHRQEKGDYQESWQPQAMSPIALAESERVAKAVTEALGGRGLFGVELFIKGDQVWFSEVSPRPHDTGLVTLISQDLSQFALHARAILGLPIPLVRQFGPSASAVILVEGQSTQTAFANLGAALSEPDTALRLFGKPEVNGQRRMGVALARDESIDAARAKATRAAQAVVVEL
- a CDS encoding CoA pyrophosphatase; translated protein: MLDELLHRVSNHTPLTLETDRRFPEAAVLVPITRSDEPELVLTLRASGLSTHGGEVAFPGGRRDPEDPDLIFTALREAQEEIGLPPGLVEVIGPLSPLISLHGIKVTPYVGVIPDFVEYQPNDAEIAAVFSVPLEFFRKDPREHTHRIDYEGRSWYVPSYRYGEYKIWGLTAIMIVELINLLYDAKISLHQPPKTFINT
- a CDS encoding cytochrome C assembly family protein — its product is MLPLSPSLLTTLAAACLYAAATLYQGTRLATGAKANKRLLVTLGVLAVLAHSASLFTHLLTPIGLGLDFFSAASLIAAAVIALTLLACSRIPVENLLVLLFPLGAATVLLAQLAPAGTVQIIDEEPGILAHILLSILAYGMFTIAVFQALLLLVQDHQLKHKHPSGLIKNFPPLQTMESLLFGFLWAGWTLLSLSLISGWLFVDNLFAQHLVHKTLLACIAWIVFSVLLWGRNRLGWRGHKAIRWTLAGFCLLMLAYFGSKLVREYILHI
- the ffh gene encoding signal recognition particle protein, encoding MFENLTDRLSQTLRHVTGKAKLTEDNIKDTLREVRMALLEADVALPVVKDFVNSVKERAVGTEVSRSLTPGQAFVKIVQAELESLMGAANEDLNLSAVPPAVVLMAGLQGAGKTTTAGKLARFLKERKKKSVMVVSADVYRPAAIKQLEMLAGEVGVTFFPSDLSQKPVDIAQAAIKEAKLKFIDVVIVDTAGRLHIDEEMMGEIKALHAAINPVETLFVVDAMTGQDAANTAKAFGDALPLTGVILTKVDGDARGGAALSVRAITGKPIKFIGMGEKSDALEPFHPERIASRILGMGDVLSLIEQAEQTLDKDKADKLAKKLKKGKGFDLEDFRDQLQQMKNMGGLGGLMDKLPNMGGMNLAQMGNAQGAAEKQFKQMEAIINSMTPAERRDPEMISGSRKRRIAMGSGTQVQDIGRLIKQHKQMQKMMKKFSAKGGMAKMMRGMGGMLPGGGMPRM
- a CDS encoding DUF1289 domain-containing protein, which produces MSATERPVLSPCVNICALDDDDICTGCQRTVEEITRWSRMDNEERRKVLGLCHERAKSSGLLWMIGKTPNL